The following DNA comes from Magnolia sinica isolate HGM2019 chromosome 18, MsV1, whole genome shotgun sequence.
CTAGCTCACAAGGGTTTCAACACCAGGTTTAGAGTTCGAGTACTCATTGATGGTGAAATCCagctatggtgtgagtgtgttggcgtgtgtgcgtgtgaaaaaaaaaaagaaaaagaagaagacccGACCCATAACCTAAAACAAAATAGCCATTATTATAGTTAAGGGAAGATCAATGAGCGACGACGTATCCATGCACGTATGTGCGTGTGAGAGAGAGATGACGATTTCATCAACAcatgaaaggaagaaaagaatagCTCATTTGACATAAACTCATTTTAGAATCTCGAATGCCGAAGCCAGAGCTCAGGACTTCCATAAAACATCAATGGAATGTTTATTGCTAACTTAGAAtatataaaaggaaagaaacaaaatACTCAATAGTTTAGATTATAAAAAACGCACAACCTCATCTCTTCACGCACTACCCACCACCAAGGTTCTAACCCCAGCTCCGGTGGGTTCCATTAGTATTGCTTCGGAGGGGTTCTGATGACATCTATGGGATGACTTACTCAACTGGCTGTGGTGATGTCACGGGTTCTGATGGTATCCACAACGGCAATGGCGGGGGCGCCTCTGGGACCGACCAAATCCCAGGTGATGGTGGCATCGACGGCACCCATGGAGTAGGTGCAGGTGCCATCTCAGCCCATTTTGGTTCCTCTGATGCCCACCCATAGCCCGGAGTTTCCACCATAGGTGGCATCACAGGCGTGGTTGGAATCAATGGCTCCCATGGGAAAGACGTGTCTGGTGCTGGTGCAGGTACCGTCCATTTTGGACCATGTGATCCCTCTGAGGTCCACCCAGAGGCTGGAGTTTCCACCATAGGTGGCATCACAGGCGTGGTTGGAATCAATGGCTCCCATGGGAAAGACGTATCTGGTGATGGTGCTGGTGGCGCCCATTTTGAACCATGTGATTCCTCGGAGGCCCACCCAGAGCCTGGAGTTTCGACTGTAGGTGGCATCACAGGCGTGGTTGGAAGTAATGGCCCCCATGTGAAGGAGATATATGATGCGGGTGCAGGTGCAGGTGCCTCCACCTCCCATTTTGGATCATGTGATCCCTCTGAGGCCCACCCAGAGCCCGGAGTTTCGACTGTAGGTGGCATCACAGGCGTGTTTGGAAGTAATGGTCCCCATGGGAAGGAGGTATCTGGTGCTGGCGCAGGTGATCCAAGCATCATTTTGGGAAGGACAGTGATCTTCAACTTCTGGCCGTTGTCACAGTGGGAGCCAACTCCGCAAATGTACCACTTGTTGCCAGTGGTGGTCAAGGTGACTCGATCGCTACCACTCGCGAGAACGCCCGAGTTTGGCGATTTACTGCAGCTAGCGAAGCCGGTGCCATTCACTTTCACGACGGTGTGGTCTCCCTCAGTGTAGTTGAAAACTGTAAACACCAGAAAATACTAGTAATTAGCAGCTATGTCAGCTTGACCGTGCTTCATGGTTTCCTTAATCTCACACAGGTGGTCCACAAGGCAGGGATCAATGTGGGAGAGGACGCCCACCCCTGATTTGCGTGGGCCACATAAATtgcaaaacagcctgattttttgccTGACCCTTCATCCACGCCAGATGAAGGGTTCTAACTGGTTTGATTCCATaaaaacaatatggtgggccctccgCCCAAATCAAGGGTTTGAGTTACCTTCCAACTTGGAcccccttgtgtggcccacctgattcactgCTCAGCCAGATTTTTGGAATCGGGGATTACATGAACTGagacatctgatggacgggttggatttcattcATGGATCACGTCCCACATCTGCCCGTGCCGGTACTACTAGACCGCCCCTCTTCAAAAACCCATATTGAAATCAGCTTAATATTGGTTTTTTCAAGTTTTGTGAAATGTGATTGGAGTGTTTTCTGAGTTTAGCTGAGTTGAGACAAGTTGTTTTGAACATAGTTTGCAAACCCAGACTCGGCATATGACTCGATGACCCACTGAGTAAACCTATtggataataataaataaataaataaatgattatTGCATACTCTTCATCTTCTCCTCGTGAAATTTACCTAAATGCATTTTCTTTGACTCAGCTGACTTGTTG
Coding sequences within:
- the LOC131232417 gene encoding uclacyanin-3-like; protein product: MARIGIRLAFSIVVTVVALSAFATATEYIVGDDSGWTLGFDYATWAEGKKFRVGDTLVFNYTEGDHTVVKVNGTGFASCSKSPNSGVLASGSDRVTLTTTGNKWYICGVGSHCDNGQKLKITVLPKMMLGSPAPAPDTSFPWGPLLPNTPVMPPTVETPGSGWASEGSHDPKWEVEAPAPAPASYISFTWGPLLPTTPVMPPTVETPGSGWASEESHGSKWAPPAPSPDTSFPWEPLIPTTPVMPPMVETPASGWTSEGSHGPKWTVPAPAPDTSFPWEPLIPTTPVMPPMVETPGYGWASEEPKWAEMAPAPTPWVPSMPPSPGIWSVPEAPPPLPLWIPSEPVTSPQPVE